The DNA sequence CTTGTGGGGTTGAAGTCGGGCGGGGGTGAAACCAATTACACAAGCATCCAAGGTTTCAGACGAACCCTTGTGGGGTTGAAGTTCGCGGTGGGACTGTCCGCACCGGCCCGGAGACCAGGTTTCAGACGAACCCTTGTGGGGTTGAAGTCGACCGCATCCGGTGCACGTTCTGGTAATCGAAACGTTTCAGACGAACCCTTGTGGGGTTGAAGTCATCAGCGCCGTGTTCGTCCCCCCGGACTGGAGTAAGTTTCAGACGAACCCTTGTGGGGTTGAAGTTCGCATAGAAAAACCCATATGGAGTAGCCCCTTCGTTTCAGACGAACCCTTGTGGGGTTGAAGTCGGTAGGTCTCGGTTGTCCCGGATTCCACGGTGTAGGTGTTTCAGACGAACCCTTGTGGGGTTGAAGTAACCGGTGTGACGACGGCGCGCGTCGCCCACAGTGGTTTCAGACGAACCCTTGTGGGGTTGAAGTCCACCCTGCGCGAGGCAGCGACGGCCCCCGAGGTCGTTTCAGACGAACCCTTGTGGGGTTGAAGTTTCCGCGCGACCTCACCCTCGTCAACGAGGTACTCGTTTCAGACGAACCCTTGTGGGGTTGAAGTCATGCTCTCGACGGCGGCCGCGTCGGTCAGCTCCGCGTTTCAGACGAACCCTTGTGGGGTTGAAGTACATCCGCGTTCCCGACCCTGAGAACATCCGGACGGTTTCAGACGAACCCTTGTGGGGTTGAAGTGTCGATGTCCAAAGTTTGCTTAGGAATAGACCATCTAGTTTCAGACGAACCCTTGTGGGGTTGAAGTATGCGCGCCGGGCGACTGATTATGGACCTCCTAGTTTCAGACGAACCCTTGTGGGGTTGAAGTAGTTCAAATGGCAGATAGATTAGTGATGAAAGCCTTGTTTCAGACGAACCCTTGTGGGGTTGAAGTTCGCGAGCGTCGGCGGCCAAGCGCGAGGGGCGCGGGTTTCAGACGAACCCTTGTGGGGTTGAAGTACAGTCCGGGAGAACCCAGGCGGGACGCGCGTTCGTGTTTCAGACGAACCCTTGTGGGGTTGAAGTGTCGGTGATGTTGCTCACAAGGCCCCACTTCCCCGTTTCAGACGAACCCTTGTGGGGTTGAAGTAAGGCAACGGAACCGGCCGCAACCAGCGCCGGCTTGGTTTCAGACGAACCCTTGTGGGGTTGAAGTATCGGCCGATAGATCTCCACGCGCTAACAAGCCTGGTTTCAGACGAACCCTTGTGGGATTGAAGCACCTGCCCGCGGAAGTTCGACGGGATTGACTACAAGTTTCAGACGAACCCTTGTGGGGTTGAAGCCGGCAGTGGCCGCAGATCCCGCCGTCGCGGCCGTCCGTTTCAGACGAACCTATGTGGGGTTGAAGCGTACCGGCAGGCCGCTTGGTCGACGACCGCAACCCAGGTTTCAGACGAATTCTTGTAAAATGGGTGCCTCACAAGTTGCAGATATAACTGGTTTCACCCAAACTCCCCCAGCGACGGCTCCACAACGCCCGACACCTCCCGATGAATCCGCTCGCGATCCCACCCAATTGGCGAGACCACACTCTCGGCAGCCCGAATCGCCTCGCGACGATACCACTCGACATCATACCGCTCTAGCGACTCATACCCCAGCCGAACCCGTCCCAGCCCAGTCGCTTCATCATCCACCACCAGATACTCGACGCGCTGGCCGGGTTCGAGCGCACAGTCCTTCCATTTCGCGCGCTTCAACGCCGCCACGGTCACGGTCTCGTACCGGTACTGCTCAGCGCGCTTCGACACCCGCTGGGTCACCAGCAACTCCGACGGGTCCACCTCACCCTCTTCCAGCCGCCTGAGCCACCGTCGCAGCTCTCCAACGACGGCCTCCACGTCATGGGTCCGATCTAACGTCCGGATCAATGTCGCCTGCAACCGCACGATCCACGCCGGGGTATCATCCTGGCGGCACTCGATCCCCCGGGTCTTCACCGCTTCACCCACACCTTCCTCTGTATATGACTCCCCACGTCGCCGGCCGAAGTACCGAGTGAGCGCCCCTCCATCCCTACCGCGACGGGGACAGAAGGCGACCCACTCGAAGGCGCCCTCGTACTCCAACTCGATACCCACCTCCGAACTCACTTCCTGGGCAATCGTACCAAGCGCCCGTCGGTCGGTTTTAGCAACCTCTGGCGCCGGTGTCACCCAGATCGAATCGACGATTCCGTGCAGCACGCGCCACCCGCCCGCTTCCAGTGCAGCTTTCGCATCTAACAGGATCTCCCGAGCAAACGCGTTGATTGCCTCGTGGCACTCGATCCGGCCGTACTTCGCGTTCGAGAAGCCCTGATAGCCAAAGCAGCTGACGAGGATCCACTTGATCGCCGCCGAGCGTGACTCCAACGCCGCGATCTCCTCTGGATCGTCCGACTCCCGAATCTGCTGCTTGATCGCGTCCCGCCCATCAATAAGCGGTCCTAACACAGCGGGGAGGTACCCATCTCGCTCGCAAATCGAATACCCCAGGTTTGGAACCGAGTCGTTGTCACAGCAGCCACACCGCACCGTCTCGGGTGAGATGTTGTACTCGCGAATGATGTTCGGATACAGCGAGGAGAAGTCGAGCTCGTGGACGTCCTCGTGGACTCCAACCTCTGGCGCCAATGTCGTACCGCCGCGATCGGCAGTATCGAGCGTCGCCGCCGAGCGGAAGAATTCCGGGCGCCACGCTTGCCACGGCACCAATACGCCCCGCGAACGCGCTTCCCGGATCTGCATCGCCGTCAGCACCCGCCCGATCGACGCCCAGCCCAACTCCTGTAAGGGCAGTCCAGCCCGCTCAACAAGATCGAGACAGCCCTCGAGGCCTGCCTCGTGCAAGAAAAACGAGTTTGAGCGGTCGAGCAGTACTCTCCCCGGCACTGAATATCGTGCTGGCGAGTGGCCGACGTTCCCGTAGCTTGTGTACGTCGAGGCCGATGCCAGCTGTGTATAGCCCGGTTCGCGCCCCAGTTCGAACGGCTGGAGCCCGTACCCCCCTGCCGCCTCGAACAGCAGGGGGACGACCTCAGCGGTATCGACGATCAGCACGTCCGGGTCGACGCTCGCGACGCGCTCGCCAACCGCCTCGACCACCTCCCGCGGCGTCGATCCCACTGACTCACCGTCGATGGAGAGTTTGGGCAGCGCTTCTACCCCGGACTCGTGGGCCGGAAACCCCAGTTCAAGGGTCCGAAGCTCGCGCACATCCGTGTCGGGCGCTGGATCCGTCCCGGTTTCGAGCGTATACCGAAACTGCCGCGTCACATCGACGTTGTAGCAGGTGTAGGTGTCCGCCGCGCCGAACTGCTGGACTCGCCGGGCGACCGAACGGACGTCATCGATCTCGCGACACTCTATCTTGAGTACCGGCCGGGCATCAGAACGGAACGTCTGGCGCCACACGTCGACCGAGAGCGACTCGACGGCTGCCTGACCCCTGAGGAACGTCCGGAGGTCCTCGAGGGGCTCAGTGAGCGCCCCACGCGCCGGCAGCTGCACTCGTGGCGTCTGGCCCCCGTGCTCACCGTACAACTCCGAAACCGGCGCACCGACGTACATCGTCGGCCGGTAGTCGTCGACGCGTGTGCGTTCGACACCGTCGGCCGTGAGGCGCCACTCGACGACCGTGGTACCGTCGTAGTCGATCGCGAGCACCATCGCTATCGCTCACGCTCGACCGGCGTCTCGGCGGCCTCGGGGCCGTCCTCGAGACGCGCCTCCAACTCCGCAACACGCTCTTCGAGTTCGTCGATTCGATCCTCCTGTTCGAGGTCAATACTCACCAGGACGGGCGCGAGCTGGTCGGGGTGGTTCAGGTGGCTTGCAGCGTCGGCGTGCTCGCGAGCGTAGGTGAACAGCCGGTCGAGCAGCGGCTGGTGGCGCCAGCGCAGCGCTCGCCGGAAGTCGCCCCACTCGTCTTCCATCCGCCCGAGTACATCGCGAAACGTCGGGTTCGTGCGCCCCACGCTCACCACCCCTCCGGGGTGACTGGGGATGTCGTCGACGTTGACGAGGCGCTCGGCGACTCACCAGCGGTGTCGACCGGGGCGTCGACGGCGCGAGCGCGGTGCTGGATGATCTCCCGCCAGAAAGCGAGCGTCGTCTGGAGCCACCCGTCGCCGGTGTGGTAGACGAGCGTCTCCGCGTCGGACTCGGTGTCGTCGCTGGTGAACCGTGGTCCAAAGGGCGTCGCCTGGCAGGTGAGTGTCTCCGCTGCAGCGGCCTCGATCGGCGCCGACAACTCGTCGTCGCGAGCGCGAGTGAGCACGACCGGAAGATCCCGCTCTCGAGCAATCCCGGCGAGCGTCGCCAAGCGCTGTACCAGCAACTCCTGTGCCTGCTCCCGTGGGATGTCGTCCTCGCGATACAACAGATCCATCGCGGGAACGACCACGAGCGCCGGATCGGTGCGCTCGAGGGCTGCGTTCGACACGACCCGCGGCAGCCGATCGAGCAGCGAGGCGTGCTGGTAGGCCGTAAAGCCGCGAGCGGTGGTGATCCGCTCCAAGTACTGGGGGTGCGGGGCAAGCGTCGCGAGCGTCGATGTCTGGACGTGCCCGCCGGCGTCGACCCAGAAGGCGTGATCACCCGAAGAGAGGAGCTGGTCGAGAACGAGCGCGCACAACGGCTCGGCGCCGAGCTCGGCGTCGACCTCTAAGAGCGTCACGCCCGCTTCGAGCGTGGGCAGTTCGACACCATCGTGCGGCTGGTCGCGATGCATGCTAAAACGCACGGAGTGCGTGCATAAGGGGCTCAGCCATGCATGGAGAGTGGAAGTGAAAGTGAACGGCTCAGCGAGTCTGAAACGGTGGCTGGAGGTCTGATTGCGTCCGGTTTCTGCGGTTGCACTTGTTAGGGTGTTTATCCCTGATGGCGTCGGTGGCGACCGGAAGTGATCAGTATCGAGTCGGTTGCTCTGGGACCGTCGTGAGGATCGGTGCAACCGCGATGAGGTGAGTCCGCGGGTCCACGACTCACCTGAAGGCCGTGACCGCCGACTCAATCGCGGTGGGCCTAGTCTGCTTGCAACTGAACCCCGCGTAGGTTCAGCAACTCGACCTATCGATCCCGCATCGTTCGCCGTAACTTGTGTACATCCCTTCGCAGGTCGCTGACTTCCCCCGCAAACTCTCGAAGGTGATGCACCCGAACGTTCCCTGGAACTTCGCCGAGAGCCTTTTCCAATTCCTCTTCTGCTCGTGCAAATTCTTCTCCCCTCTGTGTGAGACAGTAAAGTCGTTCAGGAAGCCTTGCGTTCGACTCATACCATGTAACATCTACAACATGACCTTCTACGAGCTCCTCCAGCCGATAGCGGGCCCAATCTTTCTTTTCACCGACAAATTCAGCAATCTCACGTCTACTGACACGATCTTCCGTCTGAAGGTATACACCCTCTTCGGAATCTGGTGTCAATTCTTTGATTGCCATGATCACCTTGTCGGTGCCGTCGGGATAGTCGTCAAGGTCAATCATGCATGCAGATTTCACTATGTTCTACATGGTGTTTTTGGTATGGTTTGAACTATGAAGAACACCATGAAAACACCCCGGTTCCGTATTGAAATAGTTCTATATGAGGTTACGGAGGGGGATAATCAGGCAATCGCCGAGTGGCTCTTTTCACATGGGTGGGAGCGGTATCCTCTCCACTCCCCTTCACATCATAGTCGCTACAGAGAACGGTGAGGTTCAGACGCCACCGCAGAGGGGGCTTGATTGTGAGGAGTATATGATCTCCTGAAACTGGCGAGACCCGACATCACCTTGAGACCCTTCGCATCAGCTGGGGTAAATAGCCTGTGGGTATTGGGAATCGAAGATACCTGGTCCAAACGCGGCCCAATCGTCTCAGTGCCAGAAAAATAACTCATTCGGCGTCCGCCTCTGGACAGACAGCTTCTCAGGCGCCATCTGTGCCATCCGGTTTACAGGGCGTCGAATTCAGCCCAGTAGAGCCGTCCTGGGCCACGTGGCGACCTCTCTCTCACGTCACAGATCAGAGCTATGGGTGTGGTGTGCGGAACGCTCGGCTGTGAACGCTTCTGTGAAGCGTATCGACGAGGTCTCCGCTCCGATCATGCCCACCGAATTTGACGCGACTGCTGCTCGCGCCTTGGTTCTCTAGGCAGTCGGTGGTGAATCGAAAGACCAGGCGTAAGGACCATCGCAGAGAGGACAAATACACCTCTTGATCACGCCCGACCCGTCGGTGAATATTTCTGAAATGGTCGGCCGACTGTGTGACATCGTCCGTGATGCGAGGGGGAGTACGACCCAGTTCACCGAGGAAGCAAAATCACAGATCCAGTACAGCACGGAGTCGCTCGATCACAACGGCGAGTATGACATGGCTGGGGTACCTGCTCCAAGTGAGGAGAATATCCCAACGGCGGTCGGGAATCCTCGCGCTTCAGCGCGGGGAGGATGTCAATCGGTTTGTTGAAACTCCGCTGTACTCTCAGAATTAAGTCGCAAGGAAACCTGTTCCTGAACTTATCGTGTGGTGTAGCTTCTAGGAAGACAGAAAAGCTATAACAAGACCGCCAAGTCAGCAAGTTATGCCGACCTGTGGAAACTGCGAGAGTTTTGTCACGCAGCGGTACGTCGATGTCTTCGCACCCAGTGGTTTGGAGTCGGTTCGTGTCTGTCCAAGTTGCGAAGATCTTGTTCGAGACGGCAACGGTGTCAGAGAAGCCCGAAGCTCGAGGCAGTGAGGAGTCCTGCCTGAAATCATAGTCTTAGGACGGTATCGGGTTCCCAATGTAGCCTCTTGGTAATGGAGGCCCAGTCTTTGCGGAGCAGTTGCCTGACGTAAGGACTGTCCACCTACTTCGGTAGAGCTGACCCGTACGCTAAACACATTCTCCCCTCGCTACCACTCCCGAAGCGCCGGAGGTCGCGTGTAGACCTCACTGCTCTGTCGCGAGACAGATACTCAATCGAGTCGAGGGTGGAGAGGAACTGCTTCCCACAACTGTGGAACTCGTCGCTTCGGCGACCCCCCGATTTACCCCCTCCGTAACGCTATACGAATCTTATTCAATACGCTACCGGGGTCTGTACAGTGTGTTCTCCTCACTGAAAATTTGAGGTATAGACCTATGTAAGGACCTGTGAAAATCAGGCCGTGATCGACCTCGAAGACTATCCCGACGGAACTGCTGAGGTGCTGGTCGGAATCGCGAATACAACCGAGGGCCGACAGGTCCGAAGGCATACCTCCGGAAGGGCTCCTCGCTCGTTCTTCGCGAGCAGGCGGCAGGTCGCCGACTGGCTCGGCGAAGACAAAGAGTGGGTGCGCTATCGCCTCGATATGTTAGTCGAGAAGGGTGACTTGGACACACGCTACTGGGACAAAGAAAACGCCCGAGGACCGCCGACGAGGGTGTACGGCCCGAATCAGGAGACTTGGAAGTGGCTAGCAGCTGAGAAAGAGATTGATCATATCTTCGAGGAACGACCGACGAAAATCCGTGAATACCACGCCCGTGAAATCTTGTGGGAGGTGCAGCGGCTCCGGGCGGAAGTTGAGGAACTACGCGAAGAAGTCGAAGGTCAATAGAGACTAAGTCGTGTTCTGGAAGCGCTCTCACCGCAATCGCATTCATCAACGAATACTGGCTCACACTGACCGAAGCGGTTCAGGCAGGAAATCGCCCACACTCGCGTCGAACCGATCCTCTTGACCGATAGAGCCTACGACGCCGTCGGCGTTGAGCTGGTACCTCTCGATACCGTCAACGACGTGGCAAATAGCGAGTGAGCGGTGAAAATAATACAACATCGGACCTATCCACTAATGTGACGGCGCTCGTGCCATCAGCTGGACAGACCGGGACCGTAGCCGTAGTTGTGCTATTCGTGCTCGTAGGTGCCGGGTTGACTGGCAGGATCTCTCATGAGAATTTTACGCTTCTGTTCGTGAGCATTTCCTTCTTAGCAGGCGGGTATATGTTGGGCATGTCCCTTGATGGTCCAAAGAGATCTTGAACAGTTGCGGCTGCCCTGACGAATATGGCCGAAATGAGAGCTCCCTGAGTCGGTGCCTGAAAACCCCGGAGCACGCGACAGGATATTCGAGGTAGTCATCACCCCACCGGACACACTTAGTGCCGGCACACTCTACTGATAGCGAATGCATCGGAGTTGGCACACAGCCCTGGTCGTCGCGGTCGTCGTCGTTCTCGCGGGCTGTACTGGGGGAACACCGGGCGTCACGGATGACGGTGGGTCACCGGTACCGTCCACGTCTGACACACCCACAGCTGAGCAGACACAACAGCCGACGCCCGAAGGCTCGATGGAGATCCATTTCATCAACGTGGGTCAGTCCGCGAGCACGCTCATCATCGGGCCCACAGGTGAGACGATGCTTATCGACACGGGCGACTTCCGTACTGACGGAGATCACGTCCTTTCGTATCTCAAAGAGCACGATATCGAGCGAATCGACCACCTCGTCGTCACCCACAATGACGCGGACCACATCGGGGGAAACGCCGCGGTGATCGAGTATCTCGAAACTGAGGGTGAGGGGGTCGGCGCCGTGTACGACCCCGGGATCGCCGCGAGTACGCAGACGTACGAGGCGTATCTCGATGCGGTCGAAGAGTACGACGTCACGTTGTACGAGGTCCGCGAAGGTGACGATCTTCCGTTCGAGGGCATTGAGACCCGCGTGCTCGGGCCACCCGATCCCTACCTGGATGTCGATAGCCGCAACGAGAACGGGATCGTGCTCCACCTCGCGTTCGGTGAGACCAGCTTCCTCCACACAGGGGACGCCGAGGAGCGCCAGGAGGAGTACCTCGTCAACGAGTACGGCGAGTCGCTTAACGCGACCGTGTACAAGACCGGCCACCACGGGAGCGACAGCAGTTCCAGCAACGAACTCCTGGATCTCGTTTCGCCTGAAGTGGCCGTCATCTCCAGCGCCTACGATTCCCAATATGGCCACCCGCACGAGGTCGTCCTTGAACGATTTGCTGAGCGGTCGATCCCGACCTACTGGACTGCGACCCACGGTACTGTCGTGATGGAAACCAACGGCTCAGCGGTCACGGTCAAAACGCAAGCCCAAGCACCGACGGATCCGCTCGCGATTCGTGATGGTGATCCGGTCGAACCGGGCACGAGCACACCCCTCGAGCAGCGCGCTGTGATCACTGCTGTGGGCGGCAGCGTCCAGACGGTCACGCCGACCGCAACGTCGACACCGGCTATCACCGACGGGGGAGCCGATCCGGGCGCGCTCGAACTCGTTGAGGTGCACGCGGACGCCGAGGGTTCGGATCGCGAGAACCTGAACGACGAGTACCTCGTCTTCGAGAACACCGGCGACACCGAACTCGATCTCTCCGGGTGGACAATCGAGGACGCTGCCGACCACGTCTACACGGTTCCAGAGGGAACGATGCTCAAGCCCGGCGCGCAGATCACCGTGCACACAGGGAGTGGCTCGGATACAGCAACTGACCTGTACTGGGGTGCATCTGCACCAGTCTGGAACAATGGCGGGGATACAGTAACTGTCCGGACGGAGGATGAGACGATCGTGCTGCAGGAGGAGTACAACTGATGACTGATGATACCGCCGACGTCCCCGACGGGGAACACACAGCAGTGGTTGATCGCTTCGAAGGCGAGCTCGCCGTCCTGGAGGTGACGACACCAGATGGGCTCCGTCAACTCGTCGTCGACGAGGGTGAGCTACCCGAGGATGGCCGTCACCAGGATGCCGTCCTCGAGGTGACCGTTGAGTCGCAGGAGTTGGTGGACGCCACATACAACGAGCGTGAGACAGAATCGCGGGCAGAATCGGCTCAGGACCGATTCGACCAGCTCTCGAACCGTCTTGGATCTGATAATTCTGACGACCACTAGGAGAGGCCAAGACACGACGATCCCACAACGGTAATATTAGGGCAGATCGGATGCGGATCTAACTATCGCAGAGTACGACGCTGCAGACACGAAGGCGGCCTCGAACCGTGGGGAAAGCGCCGCCGCGATCGCGACCGCAGTCCGAGAGCTCCAACTCCCCGACCGGATCGGCGACGCAGCGAGTGACATGCTCGTCGTCGCCAACGAGCACGATCTGCTCCGTGGGCGTGGTGTTCGACCCTTCGCTGCCGCCGCGCTCCGGATCGAGAGCGTCGCGGCCGGGCTCCCGCGGCCGTTGTGTCGGATCTCGACTGTTCTCGATGTCGACGAACTCGCTGCTCGAGAAGCGGTCAAGCAACTGCAGGGCACGGGTGAGGTGCCGCTCGTACTCACAGATGTTGAGATCGTCCTCATTCAGCTTTGTTTCGAAGCAGATCCACCCGACTCAGTGGCAACGGAGGCGTTCGCCTGTCTTGAAGCACTCGAGGATTCGGGCAAAACGATCAATCGCTCGCGAGCAGGAATCGCTGCTGCGTGTCTCGTCTACGCGTACGGGCTCGTCGATCTCGCGTCATCGCCAACGCAGGAGGAAATCGCTGCAATGGCGGGGACAACGCCCATGACAACGTACACACGTCGCAACGAGTTGGAAGCTGTCCTCGAGGCGGAGTGACGTTGACCTGAGATGGCGCGTGCAGCACCCCTTACGACTCGTCGAGTGACCCGATCGCTTGGTTCCTATCGGGTGCATCGACGTCGGGCTCGGAGCGCCACTGCCAGTAGGCATACTCGTACCCATCTTGTGGTTCCTTGATCGAGATGTACGCACGATCGGGAACGCCCTCGTAGTCGGAGGGGTCAGCTGAGTACCCCGCAGCTTCGACGCGACGACGAAATTCCTCCTGGTAATCACCGTCGAGTCCGGTGGTCGTTTTGTGGTCTGCGAGCTCGGCCGACCAGGCCGCGATATCGCGGAGAAGGTCTGCCGGCTGCCGTTTGAGTGGGTCGACGACGTACGCGGGCGCATCCTCGGGCGGTGCCGGTGGTGACTCCCCGGGCATAATTACCCCACGATTCTAATTATGGGGTATTATGAGTATCGGCCGGCCTGATGAGTTCGTGCCCCGAAAATCCGGAACCGGCTACTAGTGGTAAGGTTCGGATGATAGATACAGAGCGCGTATTCGGTAGTGTTCAGATAAGCTGGTTCCATGCGAAGGCGAACGCTTGAAGCCAATGTTCGACGGTATCTGCTTCGGCATGGCTGAAACAGTTTGAGAACTGGTTTGTTCGACGTTTTAGTTCTCGAAAGACACATTCGACGCTGTTCCGAGTACCGTGTTTCTCGTATCTGTACTCGAGGCTGTGACAGTGGAGAGCTGCTTGCAGCCACGGTGCAGAATCGACGAGAAAGAGCGCATCATCGACGAGATGTTTCTCGCGAAGTTCGGCGAGAAACATCTCGATAATCGCTTGATTTCTCGTCGGAGAGAGCTTAACGTGCAGCAAGCGGTTCGTGTCGGGATCGACAGCTGCGTACAGCCAGAACCGTTCGTCGTTGAGTTGGATCACGGTCTCGTCAACCGCGACGTGATCCGGGTTCGCACCGTCGAGGGGCTGTAGATCTGCGTTCTGCACCCAGTTGTGAACAGTTGATCGACAGCGCTTGACACCCAATGTATCGAGAATCAAAACTGTATCCGAAAGTGATAGTACAGCCAGATGGAGTCGGATACCGGGCTTCATCGCGGGCTCGGGTGTCGCCACGCTCGAAAATCAGGGTCTCTTCGTCGGTCACTGGTCGTCCTCGACGCTCGGGTGGGGTTCCTCGGGTGCGTGCTCGCGCCACGCTTCCTTGTCTTCTTCGCCGAATTGTTCATTGAACAGCGCTGTCACTCGCTCGTAGCCACTATATCCTTCGAGGCGTTCGGCGTCATCGGTCACCGCCCAGTACGTCGCCTTGTGCTCAACGAGGTCACGGCCCTTCAATCGCGACAGAGCGGTGCTAACCGCGCCCTCGTCGACGCCAATCTGGGAGGCGATTTCGTGGGCCTTGAACGCACGTTCCTCGTTGGCGACGAGGAACCCCAGTACCTGATCTGGGACAGAAAGATCCACGAGCTCGTCCTCGCTTGTGTTCTCGAAGGTGTCTCGGTCGATGGATATCGTTGAATGTGGATACGGTATGTACTGTAAAGAGTGTTAGGAGTGAAAGCTACGAAAATAGTGGAGTTTAATTCTCTGTTGACCATGGAGCGGTTCGAGGATCGCATGTATTGAGAAGACCAGCCTCAACTTCTGTAGAGCAGGTTGGACTCCATAGATTCTACATTTTGAGGCACTCGCAACGATAATCGGGGGGAAGGTTTGTGGCAATTACACTCAGACGATCACTTCATCTCATTCTCATTTCAATATTGAATAACTTCTTCTACCCAGAGAAAGAAGACACCAATCCAGTAGCCCAAAGGGGCCCTTTACACAATGTACAAACAATCAGTATGACACGCAAGAAGTTTCAGGCAGATCTCTCGATTGCGGGAGTTGTCCTCGCTGCTGGGTCAAGTCAACGGTTCGAAAAAGGAAATAAGCTACTATGGCATCTTCACGAAGAACCGATAGTGGCTCATGCGACCCGGACGCTGGTTAACAGTGACATAGATACCATCGTCGTAGTTACTGGACACGACGCTGCGCGCGTAACGACCGCAGTTTGTGATTTACCCGTTAGCGTTGCATACAACCGGGAACACGATGCTGGGCAGTCGACATCTGTCGCCGCCGGAATTGATGCGATCCCAGAAGATATCGATGCTGTTGTCTTCGTGCTGGCAGACATGCCGTTCATCGATACTGAAACTGTTGATACACTCGTTCAATTCTATCGAACTAAAGACGTAACAGCGGTCGCGGCTGGGTACGGAGGTCAACGGGGCCACCCCGTCTTATTCGACGTGAATCACTTCAGGAGGCTTGCTTCCGTCGAGGGTGATATCGGCGGCCGCCAGGTCTTCGAGGAGGCCGCACACTCAATTATCGTTGATGTGGATGATCCTGGCGTAATACGCGATATTGACGAAATGGACGATATCAATAGATGATTTGTCCAAGTTTGAGATCAATCAGATCGTGGTGACTCGATTATACCCGTCGTTAACTGCAGCGGCGTCCCCCGGCAATAGGGCGACAACGAGGTAATCCGTATACTCCTTGAAGTACTCCACGACAGCCGCGATGCGGTCGGCATCAATGGCCTCTAACGAATCAAGGAGCATGAACGGAACCAGTTCATGAACATCATGAACAAGGTAACCCGCGAGCGCAAAAACGAGGCCGGTCACTTCTCGTTCACTCTCGGAGAGGTGAGACACGGTGTCTTCGTAAGCTGTTCCCTCAGCTGTTGTTCGGACAACGTGTAGATCAAATTGCGTTTCTGACGTCCCACGCCGGGTCTCGCCTTCACCCAGCGAGCGCCGTTCAATCCAGATGCGTTCGATGTTCTCGTATCCGAGTCGATCAATGAGCTGTTCCATATGGTCATTGAAGCCCGTTACAGCCTGGCGCTCTAAGTCCTCGATTCGGGTGCGGAGTTCTGCAAGCCGCTGGTTCACCGTCTCCCGCTCAGCTTCGAGTTCCGGAATCTCTGCGACAGCCTCCTCCACCTCCTCAATACGGTCATCTATCTCAGACAACTCTGATTTGAGTCGTTCGATGGTGACCTCGAGCTCGGTCTCGCGTCTATTGAGTTCGAGAACCCTCTCATTGTCATCAGGCTCCAGAGACTCAACGGCGCGCTCGGCCTCTTGGACGCGATCCCGAAGGGTAGCCCGCTC is a window from the Halobaculum magnesiiphilum genome containing:
- a CDS encoding type B DNA-directed DNA polymerase → MVLAIDYDGTTVVEWRLTADGVERTRVDDYRPTMYVGAPVSELYGEHGGQTPRVQLPARGALTEPLEDLRTFLRGQAAVESLSVDVWRQTFRSDARPVLKIECREIDDVRSVARRVQQFGAADTYTCYNVDVTRQFRYTLETGTDPAPDTDVRELRTLELGFPAHESGVEALPKLSIDGESVGSTPREVVEAVGERVASVDPDVLIVDTAEVVPLLFEAAGGYGLQPFELGREPGYTQLASASTYTSYGNVGHSPARYSVPGRVLLDRSNSFFLHEAGLEGCLDLVERAGLPLQELGWASIGRVLTAMQIREARSRGVLVPWQAWRPEFFRSAATLDTADRGGTTLAPEVGVHEDVHELDFSSLYPNIIREYNISPETVRCGCCDNDSVPNLGYSICERDGYLPAVLGPLIDGRDAIKQQIRESDDPEEIAALESRSAAIKWILVSCFGYQGFSNAKYGRIECHEAINAFAREILLDAKAALEAGGWRVLHGIVDSIWVTPAPEVAKTDRRALGTIAQEVSSEVGIELEYEGAFEWVAFCPRRGRDGGALTRYFGRRRGESYTEEGVGEAVKTRGIECRQDDTPAWIVRLQATLIRTLDRTHDVEAVVGELRRWLRRLEEGEVDPSELLVTQRVSKRAEQYRYETVTVAALKRAKWKDCALEPGQRVEYLVVDDEATGLGRVRLGYESLERYDVEWYRREAIRAAESVVSPIGWDRERIHREVSGVVEPSLGEFG
- a CDS encoding nucleotidyltransferase family protein, yielding MAITLRRSLHLILISILNNFFYPEKEDTNPVAQRGPLHNVQTISMTRKKFQADLSIAGVVLAAGSSQRFEKGNKLLWHLHEEPIVAHATRTLVNSDIDTIVVVTGHDAARVTTAVCDLPVSVAYNREHDAGQSTSVAAGIDAIPEDIDAVVFVLADMPFIDTETVDTLVQFYRTKDVTAVAAGYGGQRGHPVLFDVNHFRRLASVEGDIGGRQVFEEAAHSIIVDVDDPGVIRDIDEMDDINR
- a CDS encoding MarR family transcriptional regulator; this translates as MSIDRDTFENTSEDELVDLSVPDQVLGFLVANEERAFKAHEIASQIGVDEGAVSTALSRLKGRDLVEHKATYWAVTDDAERLEGYSGYERVTALFNEQFGEEDKEAWREHAPEEPHPSVEDDQ
- a CDS encoding DUF7563 family protein, which codes for MPTCGNCESFVTQRYVDVFAPSGLESVRVCPSCEDLVRDGNGVREARSSRQ
- a CDS encoding DUF3006 domain-containing protein, with product MTDDTADVPDGEHTAVVDRFEGELAVLEVTTPDGLRQLVVDEGELPEDGRHQDAVLEVTVESQELVDATYNERETESRAESAQDRFDQLSNRLGSDNSDDH
- a CDS encoding lamin tail domain-containing protein, which codes for MGQSASTLIIGPTGETMLIDTGDFRTDGDHVLSYLKEHDIERIDHLVVTHNDADHIGGNAAVIEYLETEGEGVGAVYDPGIAASTQTYEAYLDAVEEYDVTLYEVREGDDLPFEGIETRVLGPPDPYLDVDSRNENGIVLHLAFGETSFLHTGDAEERQEEYLVNEYGESLNATVYKTGHHGSDSSSSNELLDLVSPEVAVISSAYDSQYGHPHEVVLERFAERSIPTYWTATHGTVVMETNGSAVTVKTQAQAPTDPLAIRDGDPVEPGTSTPLEQRAVITAVGGSVQTVTPTATSTPAITDGGADPGALELVEVHADAEGSDRENLNDEYLVFENTGDTELDLSGWTIEDAADHVYTVPEGTMLKPGAQITVHTGSGSDTATDLYWGASAPVWNNGGDTVTVRTEDETIVLQEEYN